A window of the Bacteroides thetaiotaomicron VPI-5482 genome harbors these coding sequences:
- a CDS encoding RNA recognition motif domain-containing protein, with protein sequence MNIYISGLSYGTNDADLTNLFAEYGEVSSAKVIFDRETGRSRGFAFVEMTNDAEGQKAIDELNGVEYDQKVISVSVARPRAEKPSYGGNRGGGYNNSRRY encoded by the coding sequence ATGAACATTTACATTTCAGGTTTAAGTTATGGCACAAATGATGCTGACTTGACAAATTTATTTGCAGAGTATGGAGAAGTTTCTTCAGCCAAAGTTATTTTTGATAGAGAAACCGGCAGATCCAGAGGATTCGCTTTCGTAGAAATGACGAATGATGCAGAAGGACAAAAAGCTATTGACGAATTGAATGGAGTTGAATATGACCAGAAGGTTATTTCAGTGAGCGTTGCACGTCCTCGCGCTGAAAAACCGTCATACGGTGGTAACCGTGGAGGTGGTTATAACAATTCAAGAAGATATTAA
- a CDS encoding helix-turn-helix transcriptional regulator: MREIKLTDITREELWAKQRLSFTDIDYAVWERNKSMLHQFSKMNRNCTFVVDVYKCRYAYASPNFVDLLGYDAHKIATLERQGDYLESRIHPDDREQLLILQIKLSQFIYSLPPEQRNDYSNIYSFRVLNARQQYVRVVSRHQVLEQTIDGKAWLVIGNMDISPDQQEAETVDCTVLNLKNGEMFSPSPSLQTFNPLTKREAEILRLIQKGLLSKEIADKLCVSIHTVNIHRQNLLRKLGVQNSIEAIRIGYETGILS; the protein is encoded by the coding sequence ATGCGGGAAATCAAGCTAACAGATATCACACGGGAAGAATTGTGGGCAAAGCAACGTTTGTCCTTTACCGACATCGACTATGCCGTGTGGGAACGGAATAAATCCATGCTTCATCAATTCTCGAAGATGAACCGGAACTGTACATTTGTAGTAGACGTATATAAATGCAGATATGCCTATGCTTCTCCGAACTTTGTAGATTTACTGGGATATGATGCCCACAAGATAGCAACATTGGAAAGGCAGGGTGATTATCTGGAATCGCGCATCCATCCCGACGACCGCGAGCAATTGCTCATCTTACAAATAAAATTAAGTCAGTTTATATACAGTTTGCCTCCGGAACAACGAAATGACTATTCTAATATTTACAGTTTTCGTGTTCTCAATGCGAGGCAACAATACGTGCGTGTTGTCAGCAGGCATCAGGTTCTGGAGCAGACCATCGATGGAAAAGCATGGCTGGTAATTGGGAATATGGATATCTCACCTGATCAACAAGAGGCCGAAACGGTAGACTGTACTGTACTCAATCTGAAAAATGGAGAGATGTTCTCTCCTTCTCCGTCACTGCAGACCTTCAATCCTCTCACCAAACGGGAAGCTGAAATTTTACGCCTGATCCAAAAAGGACTGTTAAGTAAAGAAATAGCAGACAAACTGTGTGTCAGCATTCATACCGTCAATATTCACCGACAGAATCTATTACGGAAATTAGGAGTACAAAATTCCATTGAAGCCATCCGAATAGGATATGAGACGGGGATATTAAGCTGA
- a CDS encoding HelD family protein, producing the protein MIFNETEEQEKAYLQQVLNIINDTINSTDKSVKEHIDTLQEYKDYLWSNKDIDPHEIRSMRESILNHFARGENVIDKRNRLSKILDIPYFGRIDFKENGSSGKKLPVYIGIHTFYDFKNKRNLIYDWRSPISGMFYDYESGEATYSSPSGEVHGEISLKRQYRIRKGKMEYMIESSVTVHDDILQKELCSNADDKMKNIVMTIQREQNRIIRNEDTPVLIIQGVAGSGKTSIALHRIAYLLYAQKGKISSKDILIISPNKVFADYISNVLPELGETTVPETSMEQILSTVLDNKYKYQNFFGQVSELLEKPAPDFIERIQYKASFEFVSRLDKFILHMENHYFRATDVKLTKYITIPAEFVGEQFKRFHRYPIRQRFETMTDYILEMMKIQYNLTVTTAEKNLLRKEIKNMFSGNNDLQIYKDFFEWAGKPEMFKMRKNRMLEYADMAPLAYLHLALDGNRTQTHIRHLLIDEMQDYSPIQYKVIQKLYPCRKTILGDASQSVNPYGSSTAAMIQKAFTTGEVMKLCKSYRSTFEITSLAQKIQANNELEPIMRHGEQPEIFPFKNAEEETTGIVNLVSDFRNSGYTSLGIICKTETQAKALAQKLQVHTDNISFLSSLSSAYTKGIVVTSAHMAKGLEFDEVIVPQADNQNYHSTIDKSMLYVAVTRAMHKITLTYSGIPNRFIE; encoded by the coding sequence ATGATATTCAACGAAACAGAAGAGCAGGAAAAAGCATATTTGCAACAGGTGCTCAATATCATCAATGATACGATAAACAGCACAGACAAGTCTGTTAAAGAGCACATAGATACTCTGCAGGAATACAAAGATTATCTATGGTCCAATAAAGACATCGATCCTCATGAAATCCGTTCCATGCGTGAAAGTATACTGAATCATTTTGCACGAGGCGAAAATGTGATAGACAAACGCAATCGCCTGAGTAAGATATTGGATATTCCTTACTTCGGACGAATCGACTTTAAGGAAAATGGAAGCAGCGGCAAAAAACTTCCTGTATATATAGGTATACACACATTCTACGATTTCAAAAACAAAAGAAATCTGATATATGATTGGCGGTCACCTATTTCGGGTATGTTTTATGACTATGAGTCAGGTGAGGCCACTTATTCTTCTCCGTCAGGTGAAGTGCATGGAGAGATTTCACTCAAGCGTCAGTACCGCATTCGCAAAGGTAAGATGGAATATATGATTGAAAGTTCCGTCACTGTTCATGATGATATCCTGCAAAAAGAGCTCTGTTCCAATGCAGACGACAAGATGAAAAACATCGTTATGACCATCCAACGCGAACAAAACCGGATTATCCGCAACGAAGATACGCCCGTACTCATCATACAGGGAGTCGCCGGCTCGGGAAAAACGTCTATTGCCTTACACCGTATTGCTTACCTGCTCTATGCACAAAAAGGAAAAATTTCATCCAAAGATATTCTGATCATCTCACCTAATAAAGTATTTGCCGATTACATATCCAATGTCCTTCCGGAACTTGGTGAAACGACTGTACCGGAAACCAGCATGGAACAAATTCTCTCCACCGTCCTCGATAACAAATATAAGTATCAGAATTTCTTCGGACAAGTTTCGGAACTACTGGAAAAGCCGGCTCCGGATTTTATCGAACGGATACAATACAAAGCTTCTTTCGAATTTGTTTCCCGACTGGACAAATTCATCCTCCATATGGAAAATCACTATTTCAGAGCGACTGATGTAAAACTCACCAAGTATATCACTATTCCCGCAGAATTCGTAGGGGAACAGTTCAAACGATTCCATCGTTACCCCATACGCCAACGATTTGAAACCATGACAGATTACATTCTGGAAATGATGAAAATCCAGTATAACCTTACAGTGACTACCGCTGAGAAAAATCTGCTGAGAAAAGAAATTAAGAATATGTTTTCAGGAAATAACGACCTCCAGATCTATAAAGACTTTTTCGAATGGGCCGGAAAACCTGAAATGTTCAAGATGCGAAAGAATCGTATGCTGGAATATGCAGATATGGCTCCCCTGGCTTATCTGCACCTCGCATTGGATGGAAATAGAACTCAAACTCATATCAGGCATCTTCTGATAGATGAAATGCAGGACTATTCTCCCATACAATACAAGGTGATCCAAAAACTTTATCCCTGCCGGAAAACAATTCTTGGAGATGCTTCTCAATCTGTCAATCCCTATGGTTCTTCAACTGCTGCCATGATTCAAAAAGCGTTTACCACCGGAGAAGTAATGAAACTATGTAAGAGTTACCGCTCTACTTTTGAAATTACCAGTCTGGCGCAGAAAATTCAGGCAAACAATGAACTGGAACCCATTATGCGACATGGAGAACAACCTGAAATTTTTCCATTCAAGAATGCAGAAGAAGAAACGACAGGCATTGTTAATTTGGTATCGGACTTCAGAAACTCCGGATATACATCTTTGGGAATAATCTGTAAAACAGAAACTCAGGCAAAAGCGCTTGCTCAGAAACTCCAAGTCCATACAGATAACATATCGTTTTTGTCAAGTCTAAGTTCAGCTTATACAAAAGGCATTGTTGTCACTTCCGCACACATGGCAAAAGGGTTGGAATTTGATGAAGTGATCGTTCCACAAGCTGATAATCAGAATTATCATTCCACCATAGATAAAAGTATGCTTTATGTGGCGGTGACAAGGGCGATGCATAAAATCACATTGACCTATAGCGGGATACCCAATCGGTTCATCGAATAA
- a CDS encoding IS3 family transposase, producing the protein MKRLCKGRHAYTVVSLCKLFGVTKQAFYKYVDHSTDSSARERFVLEFVKRVRSKDPGIGGMKLWLMYRNEFGTSQAFVGRDCFCAILSKYKLTIRKRFRAPRTTDSSHHLPQYPDLTRTLLLEHPDQLWVSDITYITIWLPDGSYVFCYLSLVTDAYTKEIIGYCVGDTLGSCYTVEALEMAVRRIAAKEIKGLIHHSDRGVQYASADYIAILRHNGILPSMTEDGNPKDNAIAERVNGIIKNELLQGMRFSSIQEVRKAVATAVHFYNNERPHMSLDMLTPVQAGEMQGPIRKRWISYREKYLNVALA; encoded by the coding sequence ATAAAAAGGCTTTGTAAAGGGAGGCATGCCTATACGGTGGTCTCTCTTTGCAAATTGTTTGGTGTAACAAAGCAAGCCTTTTATAAGTATGTTGACCATAGTACGGATAGTTCGGCCCGTGAACGTTTTGTTCTTGAGTTTGTCAAACGTGTGCGTTCAAAGGACCCTGGTATTGGGGGGATGAAACTTTGGCTGATGTACCGTAATGAGTTCGGCACCAGCCAGGCCTTTGTTGGGCGTGACTGTTTCTGTGCTATATTGTCCAAGTATAAGCTGACAATACGCAAACGTTTTCGGGCTCCACGTACGACAGACTCCTCTCATCACTTGCCACAGTATCCTGATTTAACCAGGACATTGCTATTAGAACATCCTGATCAGCTGTGGGTTAGTGATATCACTTACATTACCATATGGTTGCCTGACGGCAGTTATGTGTTCTGCTACCTGTCTCTGGTGACAGACGCCTATACGAAGGAGATCATTGGGTATTGCGTAGGTGATACTCTGGGAAGCTGTTACACAGTGGAAGCTCTGGAAATGGCAGTCAGACGCATAGCTGCAAAGGAGATTAAGGGTTTGATCCATCACTCCGACCGAGGCGTACAATATGCCAGTGCGGATTATATTGCCATATTACGACATAACGGGATTCTTCCCAGCATGACAGAGGATGGCAATCCCAAGGACAATGCCATAGCTGAGCGTGTGAATGGCATTATAAAGAATGAATTGCTGCAAGGAATGCGCTTTAGTTCAATACAGGAAGTCAGAAAAGCTGTAGCAACAGCCGTTCACTTCTATAACAACGAAAGGCCTCATATGAGCTTGGATATGCTTACCCCGGTACAGGCAGGAGAAATGCAAGGACCTATCAGGAAAAGATGGATAAGCTACAGAGAAAAGTATCTGAATGTAGCACTTGCTTAA
- a CDS encoding ISAs1-like element ISBthe4 family transposase: MKQETKRRIEISNLHEFADSLILIDNRIERCKKHQASTIVLIAISAVICGADTWNSIEDFGKSKESFFAAKLSNFNGIPSHDTFNRFFSALDPLKFEESYRQWVQSILKCYSGHIAIDGKTIRGAYESEEDKRRRKQGVLPDSNTGKYKLHVISAFATELGISLGQLCTQEKENEIVVIPELLDMLCIKDCIITIDALGCQRTIAEKVIKGEGDYIFIVKDNQPKLKETVLSATESIVSKGTTVRFDKYETHEEGHGRNESRICYCCNDPGFLGADIRKKWKNIRSFGYIENTRNTNKGTTVEKRCFISSLEPDAQKILKNSREHWEIENNLHWQLDVNFHEDNTRRRNISALNFSVLAKIALATLRNNKREIPINRKRLIAGWDNEFLWELILHDL; this comes from the coding sequence ATGAAGCAAGAAACTAAAAGAAGGATTGAGATCAGCAACCTACATGAATTTGCTGATTCATTAATATTGATAGATAACCGGATAGAGCGTTGTAAAAAGCATCAGGCCAGTACCATTGTTCTTATTGCCATTTCTGCTGTTATATGTGGCGCTGATACTTGGAATTCAATAGAAGACTTTGGTAAAAGTAAAGAATCTTTTTTTGCAGCCAAGCTTTCCAATTTTAATGGCATCCCTTCTCATGATACATTTAATCGCTTTTTCTCGGCATTAGATCCTTTAAAATTTGAAGAATCTTATAGACAATGGGTCCAAAGCATTCTCAAATGTTATTCGGGTCATATAGCCATTGATGGTAAAACCATACGAGGAGCCTATGAATCCGAAGAGGACAAGCGTCGTCGTAAACAAGGAGTACTTCCTGATTCGAATACGGGAAAATACAAATTGCATGTTATTAGTGCATTTGCAACAGAACTGGGAATCTCCCTTGGACAGTTATGCACACAAGAAAAGGAAAATGAGATAGTTGTCATTCCTGAATTATTAGATATGTTGTGTATAAAAGATTGTATTATTACAATTGACGCTTTAGGATGCCAGCGTACAATTGCAGAGAAAGTCATAAAGGGAGAAGGTGACTACATTTTTATAGTGAAAGATAATCAACCGAAATTAAAGGAAACAGTACTGTCAGCAACAGAAAGTATTGTATCAAAAGGTACAACAGTACGATTTGACAAATATGAGACGCATGAGGAAGGACATGGCAGGAATGAGTCGAGAATCTGCTATTGCTGCAACGATCCCGGTTTTCTGGGAGCAGATATTAGAAAGAAGTGGAAAAATATACGGTCTTTTGGATATATTGAGAATACCAGAAATACAAACAAAGGCACTACAGTGGAAAAAAGATGTTTTATATCTTCCTTGGAACCTGATGCGCAGAAGATACTTAAAAATAGTAGAGAACACTGGGAAATTGAGAATAATCTACATTGGCAGTTGGATGTCAATTTCCATGAAGACAATACCAGAAGAAGAAATATATCAGCATTAAACTTCTCCGTACTGGCGAAAATTGCATTGGCCACATTGAGAAACAACAAAAGAGAGATACCAATCAATAGAAAAAGATTAATAGCAGGGTGGGATAATGAATTCTTATGGGAACTTATTTTACATGATTTATAA
- a CDS encoding tetratricopeptide repeat protein, with the protein MKCRIILGLSAILFFTGCYNREHISRLDEAEALLQNKPDSALTILKQLRQEGSQAEQARYALLYSEALDKNHIKVTDDSLIRQAWSHYKHYSKDLRHQCKTLYYWGRIKLRAGDKPGALRLFLKIEEKLKDTNEPYYTGLLYGQIGEVYYEQMNYSRAYHYFREARNNFRQSDNVREETESTLDMAAAAFHSKDIEKAMRLYAAALDLADEQKNDHLAKASLTNLASLYVVSGKRQIPHDLLQRIELSARQDTLYGYHTLVDVNLLKNRIDSARYYLALAEAQTTDIRDLADLQYTAYRIEAQTRNFEKATDNIHRYIYLTDSLTRSNMQFSAGMVEREYFKERTDFAEYRMKNRTTWEIAAATVILLMIGVAYYITRQRLRLQRERTDRYLLLAEEANSEYKTLTERMEGQRNTENHLKGLIASRFDIIDKLGKTYYERENTASQQAAMFHEVKQIITDFAENNEMLQELELIVNTCHDNAMQKLRNDFPAMKEADIRLLCYIFVGFSPQVISLFMKDTVANVYARKSRLKSRIKSAETANKDLFLSLFG; encoded by the coding sequence ATGAAATGCAGAATTATACTTGGACTATCAGCCATTCTCTTTTTTACAGGATGTTATAATAGAGAACATATTTCCCGGCTTGACGAGGCGGAAGCTCTGTTACAAAACAAGCCGGACAGTGCCTTGACAATATTAAAGCAGCTCAGACAGGAAGGCAGTCAGGCCGAACAGGCCAGATATGCCTTGCTTTACTCGGAAGCATTAGATAAAAACCATATTAAAGTAACGGATGATTCACTGATTCGCCAGGCTTGGAGCCATTATAAACACTATTCCAAAGATTTACGACACCAATGTAAGACTCTCTATTATTGGGGACGAATCAAACTACGGGCAGGAGACAAACCGGGAGCATTGCGCCTTTTTCTCAAAATAGAAGAGAAACTGAAAGACACCAATGAACCTTATTATACAGGACTGTTATACGGGCAAATCGGTGAAGTATATTATGAACAGATGAACTACAGCCGGGCTTATCATTATTTCCGTGAAGCCCGCAATAACTTCCGGCAGTCGGATAATGTACGTGAAGAAACGGAGTCAACACTTGATATGGCAGCCGCAGCTTTTCATTCGAAAGACATAGAGAAAGCAATGCGTCTCTACGCCGCCGCTCTTGATCTGGCCGACGAACAAAAGAACGATCACCTGGCAAAAGCCAGCCTCACGAACCTTGCCTCTCTTTATGTAGTATCGGGCAAGCGGCAAATTCCTCATGACTTGCTGCAACGCATCGAGCTTTCCGCCCGACAGGATACCCTGTACGGCTACCATACACTGGTAGATGTGAACCTTCTGAAAAATCGTATAGACAGCGCACGCTACTATCTGGCTCTCGCAGAAGCACAGACTACCGACATCCGTGACTTGGCCGACCTGCAATATACCGCATATCGTATTGAAGCACAAACCAGGAACTTTGAGAAAGCAACCGATAACATACATCGTTATATCTATCTGACTGATTCGCTGACACGCTCAAACATGCAGTTTTCCGCCGGCATGGTGGAACGCGAATATTTTAAAGAACGGACTGACTTTGCCGAATACCGGATGAAAAACCGTACTACCTGGGAAATCGCAGCAGCAACTGTAATCCTTCTGATGATAGGAGTGGCTTATTACATCACCCGCCAACGCCTGCGACTGCAACGCGAACGCACCGACCGCTATCTGCTACTGGCAGAAGAAGCTAATTCCGAGTATAAAACTCTGACCGAACGCATGGAAGGACAGCGCAATACTGAAAACCATCTAAAAGGATTGATAGCCTCTCGTTTTGACATTATCGACAAATTGGGAAAAACTTACTACGAACGCGAGAATACCGCATCACAACAGGCCGCCATGTTCCACGAAGTGAAACAAATAATCACCGATTTTGCAGAAAACAATGAAATGCTGCAAGAACTGGAGCTTATCGTAAATACCTGCCATGACAACGCCATGCAAAAACTCCGGAATGATTTCCCTGCAATGAAAGAAGCTGACATTCGGTTACTCTGCTATATCTTTGTAGGTTTTTCACCACAAGTAATAAGCCTGTTCATGAAAGATACGGTAGCCAATGTATATGCCCGGAAGTCACGACTTAAATCACGTATCAAATCAGCAGAGACTGCTAACAAGGACCTGTTTTTATCACTTTTCGGATAG
- a CDS encoding leucine-rich repeat protein, protein MKQTKLNILIVLCLQMMTGLTLLSCSTENDEFKKELPPTEQPSEPTGALLERFSIDQLPAKTIYALGESIDLTGLKVTGEYDDGKQRSVNVAPKQISGFSSSVPVDKQEVTITIEGKQKSFTIQVAPVRVENGVLTEVLKGYDEIILPNSVKSIPKNAFNGSKINKVTLNEGLKSIGDMAFFNSTIQEVIFPSTLEQLEENIFYYCYHLKKADLSRTKLTKLPASTFVYAGVEEVLLPATLTEIDAQAFLKTSQLKTIEIPENVRTIGLEAFRESSITTVKLPNGVTNIAQRAFYYCPELTEVTTYGTVFNDDPEAMIHPYCLEGCPQLTRFEIPQSIRILGQGLLGGNRKVTQLTIPANVTQINFSAFNNTGIKEVKVEGITPPQVFEKIWYGFPDDITVIRVPAESVEKYKTAAGWQDYTNKIQAS, encoded by the coding sequence ATGAAACAAACTAAACTTAATATATTAATAGTACTTTGCCTGCAAATGATGACAGGACTTACATTACTGAGTTGCAGCACTGAAAACGATGAATTCAAGAAGGAACTGCCTCCAACGGAGCAACCATCTGAACCCACAGGAGCCTTACTTGAACGTTTTTCCATAGACCAGCTGCCTGCAAAAACGATTTATGCATTAGGAGAGAGTATAGACTTAACTGGACTCAAAGTGACAGGTGAATATGATGATGGGAAACAACGGTCCGTGAATGTTGCCCCAAAACAGATCAGTGGTTTCTCGTCATCTGTCCCTGTCGACAAACAGGAAGTGACCATAACAATAGAAGGAAAGCAGAAAAGCTTTACTATTCAGGTGGCGCCTGTCCGTGTGGAAAACGGAGTTCTGACAGAAGTCCTGAAAGGGTACGATGAAATCATACTCCCCAACAGCGTGAAATCCATTCCTAAAAACGCTTTCAACGGCAGTAAAATAAACAAGGTGACACTCAATGAGGGACTGAAATCCATCGGAGATATGGCTTTCTTCAATTCAACTATTCAGGAAGTTATATTTCCCTCGACTCTGGAACAGCTTGAGGAAAACATATTCTACTATTGCTATCACCTTAAAAAAGCAGATTTAAGCCGGACTAAACTCACTAAACTTCCCGCAAGCACCTTTGTATATGCGGGCGTTGAAGAAGTGTTATTACCTGCTACGTTGACAGAAATCGATGCACAGGCATTCCTCAAGACGTCTCAACTGAAAACGATTGAGATTCCGGAGAACGTCAGAACAATCGGGCTGGAAGCATTCCGGGAAAGTAGCATTACAACCGTGAAGTTACCGAATGGTGTTACAAACATAGCGCAAAGAGCCTTTTATTACTGTCCGGAATTAACGGAAGTGACAACTTACGGAACTGTTTTCAATGATGATCCCGAAGCTATGATTCACCCTTACTGTCTGGAAGGATGTCCCCAATTAACACGTTTCGAAATTCCACAAAGTATCCGGATATTGGGACAAGGATTATTGGGCGGTAACAGAAAAGTCACTCAACTGACCATTCCGGCAAATGTGACACAGATTAATTTTTCAGCATTCAATAACACAGGTATCAAAGAAGTCAAGGTAGAAGGGATAACACCCCCACAAGTATTTGAAAAGATATGGTACGGATTTCCGGATGACATTACTGTCATTCGTGTTCCCGCCGAATCTGTAGAGAAATATAAAACCGCAGCCGGTTGGCAAGACTACACAAACAAAATACAAGCGTCCTGA
- a CDS encoding LemA family protein, with the protein MTILIIIAVVVVIFIAIYNSLVRKRNETENAFAAIDVMLKKRYDLIPNLVTTVKEYAEHEKSTFAQITEMRNKSYASFSNQDKENLDSAFSQACTHFFAIAENYPQLKASENFEQLQRALNETEEQLSAARRTFNACVTDYNNAVQTFPSNLLAGMFGFTRKSVFSISEQERTVPNVNNLLNQ; encoded by the coding sequence ATGACTATACTAATTATTATAGCTGTAGTAGTAGTGATTTTCATCGCTATTTACAACTCACTGGTGCGAAAAAGAAATGAGACGGAAAATGCTTTCGCAGCCATCGACGTAATGCTGAAAAAGAGATACGACTTGATTCCTAATCTGGTAACTACAGTCAAAGAATATGCAGAACATGAAAAAAGCACATTCGCACAGATTACGGAAATGCGCAACAAGTCGTACGCATCTTTCTCTAATCAGGATAAAGAAAATCTGGACTCTGCTTTCTCACAAGCCTGTACACACTTTTTTGCCATTGCAGAAAATTATCCGCAACTGAAAGCGTCTGAAAACTTCGAACAGTTACAACGTGCGCTTAACGAAACTGAAGAGCAGCTTTCGGCAGCACGCCGAACTTTTAACGCTTGCGTCACTGACTATAATAATGCAGTACAGACTTTCCCGTCAAATCTGTTGGCCGGTATGTTTGGTTTCACACGCAAAAGCGTATTCTCCATTTCCGAACAGGAACGTACTGTTCCGAATGTGAATAACTTGTTGAATCAGTAA
- a CDS encoding DUF3137 domain-containing protein, translating to MAESPQFETLVQSLSSTLQSLEQKRKELKKQGHSTGIWVGGIILVIGIAFSLYAHVALIGIGIAAGLALLAYYSCINAKSQELSTYYKQEVIAQILQSFCENAVFTPEEGIKESTFRNCALFTSPDRYHTEDLIQGRVGKTDFCCAEIHAEERKTRVNSKGQTSHYWVDIFKGFFFIADFQKDFQGHTTILRNSLFKLSSSGSRVKLENPDFEKTFDVYSTDQIEARYLLSPSMMERLLALDREFNKNITISFRDSNILIAIPESRNHFEASIWKPMDDLSQLKNDFSMIHALVSIVEDLNLNTRIWSKK from the coding sequence ATGGCAGAAAGTCCGCAATTTGAGACATTGGTACAAAGTCTTTCCTCTACTCTGCAAAGTCTTGAACAGAAACGCAAAGAACTAAAAAAGCAAGGACATTCCACCGGAATATGGGTAGGAGGGATTATTCTCGTGATTGGTATTGCATTTTCCCTTTATGCCCATGTAGCACTTATTGGAATCGGTATTGCGGCAGGTCTTGCTTTGTTGGCATACTACAGTTGTATAAATGCCAAATCGCAGGAGTTATCCACCTATTATAAACAGGAAGTAATCGCACAAATATTACAATCTTTTTGTGAAAATGCCGTCTTCACACCCGAAGAGGGAATCAAGGAAAGTACATTCAGGAACTGTGCCCTGTTCACTTCTCCCGACCGTTATCACACAGAAGATCTGATACAGGGACGTGTAGGAAAAACGGACTTCTGCTGTGCGGAAATTCATGCCGAAGAACGAAAAACACGTGTCAATTCAAAAGGACAGACAAGTCATTATTGGGTAGATATCTTTAAAGGTTTCTTTTTCATTGCCGATTTTCAGAAAGACTTTCAGGGACATACCACTATTTTAAGGAATAGCCTGTTCAAACTAAGCTCCAGCGGTTCGCGGGTGAAACTGGAAAATCCGGATTTCGAGAAAACATTCGATGTTTACTCTACAGACCAGATTGAAGCACGCTACCTTCTTTCTCCTTCAATGATGGAACGACTTCTTGCACTAGACAGAGAATTCAATAAGAACATCACAATTAGTTTCAGAGATTCAAATATTCTGATAGCTATTCCTGAATCAAGAAATCATTTTGAAGCCAGCATCTGGAAACCGATGGATGACCTTAGCCAGCTCAAAAACGATTTCAGCATGATTCATGCATTGGTCTCTATTGTAGAGGACTTGAATCTTAATACACGAATCTGGAGCAAAAAATAA
- a CDS encoding TIGR02757 family protein, producing the protein MTEDIKNKLLMCAEVYHCAGFIASDPVQFPHRYTLKQDIEISGLLTAIMSFGNRKQILKKADELHKLMGTSPYQYVLSRRWEEDFPSGATHSFYRMLSYADFHGYFRRLYTAYTQFGSLEDALNIYSGIPMEKLCAFLEVSAKSPQKKLNMFLRWMIRRDSEVDLGVWESFDRKDLIVPLDTHVCRVAYYFKLTDTETFSLKNARRITAALAEVFPDDPCLGDFALFGLGVNGEI; encoded by the coding sequence ATGACTGAAGATATAAAGAATAAACTTTTGATGTGTGCAGAGGTGTACCATTGTGCAGGCTTTATCGCAAGTGATCCGGTGCAGTTCCCTCATCGTTATACGCTGAAACAAGATATAGAGATTAGCGGACTGCTGACGGCAATTATGAGTTTTGGCAATCGCAAGCAGATATTGAAGAAAGCGGATGAGTTGCATAAGCTAATGGGAACTTCACCTTATCAATATGTATTATCCCGCCGGTGGGAGGAAGATTTTCCTTCCGGGGCAACCCATAGTTTTTATCGGATGCTGTCGTATGCTGATTTTCATGGATACTTCCGTCGGTTATATACGGCCTATACGCAGTTCGGAAGTTTGGAAGATGCTTTGAATATATATTCCGGAATACCTATGGAGAAGTTATGTGCATTTCTCGAAGTTTCTGCCAAAAGTCCTCAAAAGAAACTGAATATGTTTTTACGTTGGATGATTCGTCGGGATTCGGAGGTTGATTTGGGTGTTTGGGAGAGTTTTGATCGTAAAGACCTGATTGTTCCGTTAGATACTCATGTCTGTAGGGTAGCTTATTACTTCAAGTTGACGGATACGGAAACTTTTTCTTTGAAGAATGCCCGTCGGATCACCGCTGCATTGGCTGAAGTCTTTCCGGATGATCCTTGCCTGGGTGATTTTGCTTTATTTGGATTAGGAGTCAACGGGGAGATTTGA